A portion of the Acanthopagrus latus isolate v.2019 chromosome 21, fAcaLat1.1, whole genome shotgun sequence genome contains these proteins:
- the ap1s3b gene encoding AP-1 complex subunit sigma-3b isoform X2: MRFLLLFSRQGKLRLQKWFTPMAEREKKKIIRDMTSMVLARQPRSCNFLHWKDLKIIYKRYASLYFCLAIEDQENELLALEVIHRYVELLDKYFGNVCELDIIFNFEKAYFILDEFLMGGEIQETSKQIVNRCIESSDMLQEDDNRDWFEVELFG, translated from the exons ATgcgcttcctgctgctcttcagtcGCCAGGGGAAGCTGCGTCTTCAGAAGTGGTTCACGCCCATGGCAGAGcgcgagaagaagaagatcatcAGGGACATGACCTCCATGGTGTTGGCACGGCAACCGCGTTCCTGCAACTTCCTGCACTGGAAAGACCTGAAGATTATTTACAAGAG gtatGCCAGCTTGTATTTCTGCTTGGCCATAGAGGACCAGGAGAACGAGCTGTTAGCCCTGGAGGTTATTCATCGCTACGTGGAGCTGCTGGACAAATACTTTGGCAAT GTGTGTGAGCTGGACATAATCTTTAACTTTGAGAAGGCCTATTTTATCCTGGACGAGTTTCTAATGGGAGGCGAAATACAAGAAACGTCCAAACAGATAGTGAATCGCTGCATCGAATCGTCCGACATGTTACAGGAG GATGACAACAGAGATTGGTTTGAGGTGGAGCTGTTTGGATGA
- the ap1s3b gene encoding AP-1 complex subunit sigma-3b isoform X1, producing the protein MMRFLLLFSRQGKLRLQKWFTPMAEREKKKIIRDMTSMVLARQPRSCNFLHWKDLKIIYKRYASLYFCLAIEDQENELLALEVIHRYVELLDKYFGNVCELDIIFNFEKAYFILDEFLMGGEIQETSKQIVNRCIESSDMLQEDDNRDWFEVELFG; encoded by the exons Atg ATgcgcttcctgctgctcttcagtcGCCAGGGGAAGCTGCGTCTTCAGAAGTGGTTCACGCCCATGGCAGAGcgcgagaagaagaagatcatcAGGGACATGACCTCCATGGTGTTGGCACGGCAACCGCGTTCCTGCAACTTCCTGCACTGGAAAGACCTGAAGATTATTTACAAGAG gtatGCCAGCTTGTATTTCTGCTTGGCCATAGAGGACCAGGAGAACGAGCTGTTAGCCCTGGAGGTTATTCATCGCTACGTGGAGCTGCTGGACAAATACTTTGGCAAT GTGTGTGAGCTGGACATAATCTTTAACTTTGAGAAGGCCTATTTTATCCTGGACGAGTTTCTAATGGGAGGCGAAATACAAGAAACGTCCAAACAGATAGTGAATCGCTGCATCGAATCGTCCGACATGTTACAGGAG GATGACAACAGAGATTGGTTTGAGGTGGAGCTGTTTGGATGA
- the LOC119011126 gene encoding dehydrogenase/reductase SDR family member 12-like yields MSLYRNAVWFLNGIHNYTRKGYEAASEDFEPQDLSVSVVGRSFMITGANSGIGRATAMTIAKKGGTVHMVCRNKDKAEEAREDIINQSGNTEVHVHIVDLSETRKVWEFAEAFKKQYPSLNVLINNAGCMVHKRELNADGLEKNFATNTMGVYILTQTLLPLLQKSRDPRVITVSSGGMLVQKLRVDDLQSEKGYFDGVMVYAQNKRQQVVLTEQWAKANPIIHFSVMHPGWVDTPAVSKSMPQFHHMMGERLRSVEQGADTVVWLALSRAAARTRSGQFFQDRRPVAAHLPLAWTYSSAEEVQSFMSQLETLAFRVVQPQPDGELNGPSRPQFV; encoded by the exons ATGTCTCTGTACAGAAACGCTGTCTGGTTTTTGAATGGGATCCACAACTACACAAG GAAAGGATATGAGGCGGCATCTGAAGACTTTGAGCCTCAGGACCTGAGCGTGTCCGTCGTGGGGAGGTCTTTTATGATCACCGGAGCCAACAGTGGAATCGGCAGAGCCACAGCCATGACTATAGCCAAGAAAG GTGGGACTGTCCACATGGTGTGCAGGAACAAAGATAAAGCAGAGGAGGCCAGAGAGGACATCATCAATCAGTCTGGGAATACA gAGGTTCACGTCCATATTGTGGACTTGTCAGAGACACGCAAGGTGTGGGAGTTTGCAGAGGCCTTCAAGAAGCAGTATCCATCCCTGAACGTGTTG aTAAACAACGCCGGGTGTATGGTGCACAAGAGAGAGCTGAACGCCGACGGGCTGGAGAAGAACTTCGCCACCAACACGATGG GAGTGTACATCCTCACCCAGACTCTCTTACCACTTCTGCAGAAGAGCCGGGATCCCAGGGTG ATCACTGTGTCCTCAGGAGGCATGCTGGTCCAGAAACTCAGAGTGGATGACTTGCAGTCAGAGAAGGGCTACTTCGATGGTGTCATGGTCTACGCCCAGAACAAG aggcagcaggtggTGCTAACAGAACAGTGGGCCAAAGCAAACCCAATCATCCACTTCTCTGTGATGCATCCAGGCTGGGTGGACACACCAG CTGTTTCTAAGTCAATGCCTCAGTTCCACCACATGATGGGCGAGAGGCTGCGCAGTGTGGAGCAAGGGGCCGACACCGTCGTGTGGTTGGCCTTGTCTCGAGCCGCTGCCAGAACTCGCAGCGGGCAGTTCTTTCAAG atCGCAGGCCTGTTGCGGCCCACCTGCCTCTGGCCTGGACCTACAGCTCTGCAGAGGAGGTTCAGAGTTTCATGAGTCAGCTGGAGACTCTGGCGTTCAGGGTCGTTCAGCCGCAGCCTGACGGAGAGCTCAACGGACCGTCCAGACCTCAGTTTGTCTGA
- the scg2b gene encoding secretogranin-2b — MLHFHHKLPAGGAVVLLAFLLHGCAVQAASLPRHYRLRGGESEGQPAAYPPSSDMIKALEYIENLKQRNGGRPEPVDYDEVDKFRVLLQLASQQDEAPGDRQPAPGAQRQDITAEQLMKALLKSLQDQAGREAKLVPASASRNDRRTHRHRTKDTEVPESAPSDYGNFPRPHKKYPLMFEDEENTDASKRATEDLDEQYTPQSLANLRSIFEELGRMPTLGGQKRDVFGDDEEEEDGGLRNQAYEDVAGGEEWVPVEEREETEEMVNGSHEEMERALGEQEEAEREEMQRRANQNQEDADDDTKLVDYYLLKVLEMSDQTQKRDKTGEQRKRLIRPSILDPRTVKELLELSLKLHVPPQDLIDMLLTEELRKLHRDPHGSARYTTGQAPKIRYFSRRLPVKSKPAPEDMDREDFLDIIGVETISNEYPILQRPMKTSPSSDRVPSASNPAVSSGPIKIPPPSGRRENLFLSELNKMPLKRQSDGAAAADDDEDDDGGDVEDEVTTYLAAKILTEYPNTITKRDTQAQLKGQFPYELYERALKDYLGQADTEKRPVAKRETEVATEERVQPTEVQGKEEITAKTSAPQTAEEDEEKEHREKAAAGM, encoded by the coding sequence ATGCTGCATTTCCACCACAAGTTGCCCGCGGGGGGAGCCGTGGTCCTGCTCGCCTTCCTCCTCCATGGATGCGCCGTGCAGGCTGCGTCTCTCCCCCGCCACTACAGGCTCCGGGGCGGGGAGAGTGAGGGGCAGCCGGCCGCCTACCCGCCCAGCTCCGACATGATCAAAGCCCTGGAGTACATTGAGAACCTGAAGCAGCGGAACGGGGGCCGACCCGAACCGGTGGATTACGACGAGGTGGACAAGTTCAGGGTCCTGCTCCAGCTCGCCTCGCAGCAGGACGAGGCTCCCGGGGACCGTCAGCCCGCCCCCGGCGCCCAGAGGCAGGACATTACCGCTGAGCAGCTGATGAAAGCCCTGCTCAAGTCGCTCCAGGATCAGGCTGGGAGGGAGGCGAAGCTCGTCCCCGCGTCCGCGTCCAGGAACGACCGCCGCACGCACAGGCACCGCACCAAAGACACCGAAGTCCCCGAGAGCGCACCGTCAGACTACGGTAACTTCCCCAGACCACACAAGAAATACCCGCTGATGTTCGAGGACGAGGAGAACACGGACGCTTCCAAGCGGGCCACGGAGGACCTGGACGAGCAGTACACCCCCCAGAGCCTCGCCAACTTGCGCTCCATCTTCGAAGAGCTCGGAAGGATGCCCACCCTCGGCGGCCAGAAGAGAGACGTGTTCGGggacgacgaggaggaggaggacggcgGCCTGAGGAACCAGGCCTACGAGGATGTCGCCGGAGGGGAGGAGTGGGTCCCcgtggaggagagggaggagacggaggagatgGTGAACGGCAGCCACGAAGAAATGGAGAGGGCGCTGGgcgagcaggaggaggcggagagggaggagatgcagCGCAGGGCGAACCAGAACCAAGAGGACGCCGACGACGACACCAAGCTGGTCGATTACTACCTGTTGAAGGTGCTGGAGATGAGCGACCAGACGCAGAAGAGGGACAAGAccggagagcagaggaagagactgATCCGCCCCTCCATCCTGGACCCCCGGACGGTGAAGGAGTTGCTGGAGCTCTCCCTGAAGCTCCACGTCCCCCCGCAGGACCTTATCGACATGCTGCTCACGGAGGAGCTCAGGAAGCTCCACCGCGACCCCCACGGCTCCGCTCGCTACACGACCGGCCAGGCGCCCAAGATCAGGTACTTCAGCCGCAGACTGCCGGTGAAGAGCAAGCCCGCCCCTGAAGACATGGACAGAGAGGACTTTTTGGACATCATCGGCGTGGAGACTATCAGTAACGAGTACCCTATCCTGCAGAGACCCATGAAGACCTCCCCGTCCTCGGACAGAGTCCCATCCGCGTCCAACCCCGCTGTGAGTTCAGGTCCCATTAAAATCCCTCCTCCCTCCGGGCGCAGGGAGAACCTCTTTTTATCCGAGCTCAACAAAATGCCCCTGAAACGTCAGTCCGACGGTGCTGCCGCTGCTGACGACGACGAAGACGACGACGGCGGCGACGTGGAGGACGAGGTGACCACCTACCTGGCGGCCAAAATCCTCACAGAGTACCCCAACACCATCACCAAGCGGGACACCCAGGCGCAGCTGAAGGGGCAGTTCCCCTACGAGCTGTACGAGCGCGCCCTGAAGGACTACCTGGGCCAGGCGGACACTGAAAAGAGGCCAGTGGCCAAGAGGGAGACCGAGGTGGCCACCGAGGAGAGAGTCCAGCCCACGGAGGtgcaggggaaggaggagaTCACGGCCAAGACCTCGGCCCCACAGACCgcggaggaggacgaggagaaggagCACCGTGAAAAGGCGGCGGCCGGGATGTAG
- the LOC119011121 gene encoding cullin-3-like — protein sequence MSNLKVGTKKDTKMRIRAFPMTMDEKYVNNIWDLLKNAIQEIQRKNNSGLSFEELYRNAYTMVLHKHGEKLYTGLREVVTEHLINKVREDVLNSLNNNFLQTLNQAWNDHQTAMVMIRDILMYMDRVYVQQNNVENVYNLGLIIFRDQVVRYGCIRDHLRQTLLDMIARERKGEVVDRGAIRNACQMLMILGLDGRSVYEEDFEGPFLDMSAEFFQMESQKFLAENSASVYIKKVEARINEEIERVMHCLDKTTEEPIVKVVERELISKHMKTIVEMENSGLVHMLKNGKTEDLACMYKLFSRVPNGLKTMCECMSSYLREQGKALVSEEGEGKNPVDYIQGLLDLKTRFDRFLLESFNNDRLFKQTIAGDFEYFLNLNSRSPEYLSLFIDDKLKKGVKGLTEQEVESILDKAMVLFRFMQEKDVFERYYKQHLGRRLLSNKSVSDDSEKNMISKLKTECGCQFTSKLEGMFRDMSISNTTMDEFRQHIQTTSASLSGVDLTVRVLTTGYWPTQSATPKCTIPPAPRHAFEVFRRFYLAKHSGRQLTLQHHMGGADLNATFYGTIKKEDGSEVGVGGAQVTGSNTRKHILQVSTFQMTILMLFNNREKCTFEEIQQETDIPERELVRALQSLACGKPTQRVLTKEPKSKEIESGHVFTVNDQFTSKLHRVKIQTVAAKQGESDPERKETRQKVDDDRKHEIEAAIVRIMKSRKKMQHNVLVAEVTQQLRARFLPSPVVIKKRIEGLIEREYLARTPEDRKVYTYVA from the exons ATGACAATGGATGAGAAGTATGTGAACAACATCTGGGACCTTCTAAAGAATGCCATCCAGGAGATTCAGCGGAAGAACAACAGTGGTTTAAGCTTTGAGGAGCTGTACAGGAACGCCTACACCATGGTGCTCCACAAGCATGGGGAGAAGCTTTACACAGGCCTGAGGGAGGTCGTCACTGAGCATCTCATcaacaaa GTACGGGAAGATGTCCTAAACTCCCTAAATAATAACTTTCTGCAAACACTGAATCAAGCCTGGAATGATCATCAAACTGCCATGGTTATGATCAGAGACATCCTCATGTACATG GACCGGGTCTATGTTCAACAAAACAACGTTGAGAATGTGTACAACCTCGGCCTCATCATATTCAGGGACCAGGTCGTGCGCTACGGTTGCATTCGAGACCACCTACGACAGACGTTACTGGACATGATTGCTcgggagaggaaaggagaggttGTTGACAG GGGGGCGATCAGAAACGCCTGCCAGATGTTGATGATTCTCGGCCTGGACGGCAGGTCTGTATATGAGGAGGACTTCGAGGGCCCTTTCTTAGATATGTCTGCAGAATTCTTCCAG ATGGAGAGCCAAAAGTTCCTAGCAGAAAACAGTGCCAGTGTCTACATCAAGAAGGTAGAGGCCAGAATCAATGAAGAGATCGAGCGAGTCATGCACTGCCTGGACAAGACTACGGAGGAGCCCATTGTCAAAGTGGTGGAAAGAGAGCTCATTTCTAAACACATGAAGACCATTGTAGAGATGGAGAACTCTGGTCTCGTCCATATGCTCAAGAACGGCAAGACAGAAG ACCTGGCATGCATGTACAAGCTCTTCAGTCGTGTGCCAAATGGCCTGAAAACGATGTGCGAGTGCATGAGCTCTTACTTGAGGGAGCAAGGCAAAGCTCTGGTgtcagaggagggagaggggaagaacCCTGTCGACTATATCCAG GGCCTGCTAGACCTTAAGACAAGATTTGATCGTTTCCTCCTCGAGTCCTTCAACAACGACAGACTCTTCAAACAAACCATAGCAGGAGACTTTGAGTATTTCCTTAACCTCAATTCCCGCTCACCAGAATACCTATCGCTCTTTATTGATGACAAGCTCAAGAAGGGCGTCAAAGGG ttgacagaacaggaagtggagtcGATCCTTGACAAGGCCATGGTGTTGTTCAGGTTCATGCAGGAGAAGGATGTGTTTGAACGGTACTACAAGCAGCATCTGGGCCGCAGACTTCTCAGCAACAAGAGCGTCTCAGACGATTCAGAGAAGAACATGATCTCAAAGCTCAAG ACAGAATGTGGCTGTCAGTTTACCTCGAAACTGGAAGGGATGTTCAGAGACATGAGCATCTCCAACACTACAATGGATGAGTTCAGGCAGCACATACAAACCACGTCG GCATCTCTAAGTGGTGTGGACCTCACAGTAAGAGTCCTCACTACTGGCTACTGGCCTACACAGTCAGCGACACCTAAATGCACCATCCCCCCTGCTCCCAGACATGCCTTTGAAGTCTTTAGAAG GTTTTACCTCGCTAAGCACAGTGGTAGACAGCTCACGCTGCAGCACCACATGGGCGGGGCAGACCTAAACGCAACTTTCTACGGAACTATTAAAAAG GAGGATGGTTCAGAAGTTGGCGTGGGAGGTGCACAGGTGACAGGCTCTAACACCCGCAAGCACATACTGCAGGTCTCCACCTTTCAGATGACCATCCTCATGCTCTTCAATAACAGAGAAAAGTGCACTTTCGAG GAGATTCAGCAGGAGACCGATATTCCTGAAAGGGAGTTAGTGCGAGCGCTGCAGTCTTTGGCCTGCGGGAAGCCGACACAGAGAGTCCTCACCAAGGAGCCAAAGTCCAAGGAGATTGAGAGCGGCCATGTGTTTACCGTCAATGATCAGTTTACTTCCAAACTGCACAGAGTTAAAATACAGACAG TTGCTGCTAAACAAGGCGAATCGGACCCTGAGAGGAAAGAGACGCGGCAGAAAGTGGAtgatgacaggaaacatgagATTGAGGCAGCCATTGTTCGAATCATGAAGTCAAGGAAGAAGATGCAGCACAATGTCCTGGTAGCAGAG gtgacTCAGCAGCTCCGGGCACGTTTCCTTCCCAGCCCTGTGGTAATCAAAAAGCGTATAGAAGGACTAATAGAAAGAGAATACTTGGCGAGGACGCCAGAAGATCGTAAAGTGTACACCTACGTTGCGTAG
- the ap1s3b gene encoding AP-1 complex subunit sigma-3b isoform X3, with product MMRFLLLFSRQGKLRLQKWFTPMAEREKKKIIRDMTSMVLARQPRSCNFLHWKDLKIIYKRYASLYFCLAIEDQENELLALEVIHRYVELLDKYFGNVCELDIIFNFEKAYFILDEFLMGGEIQETSKQIVNRCIESSDMLQETMEEYMSKPAF from the exons Atg ATgcgcttcctgctgctcttcagtcGCCAGGGGAAGCTGCGTCTTCAGAAGTGGTTCACGCCCATGGCAGAGcgcgagaagaagaagatcatcAGGGACATGACCTCCATGGTGTTGGCACGGCAACCGCGTTCCTGCAACTTCCTGCACTGGAAAGACCTGAAGATTATTTACAAGAG gtatGCCAGCTTGTATTTCTGCTTGGCCATAGAGGACCAGGAGAACGAGCTGTTAGCCCTGGAGGTTATTCATCGCTACGTGGAGCTGCTGGACAAATACTTTGGCAAT GTGTGTGAGCTGGACATAATCTTTAACTTTGAGAAGGCCTATTTTATCCTGGACGAGTTTCTAATGGGAGGCGAAATACAAGAAACGTCCAAACAGATAGTGAATCGCTGCATCGAATCGTCCGACATGTTACAGGAG accaTGGAGGAGTACATGAGCAAACCTGCATTTTAA